In the Staphylococcus condimenti genome, one interval contains:
- a CDS encoding MFS transporter, with the protein MKKYPIAIWMLAIGAFAIGMTEFVIMGLLPNIARDFHVSVSQAGQLITGYALGVAIGGPILVMLTIKLNRKYLLILLMIIFMIGNIAASLSPTYGFMMTSRIITSLAHGSFFGIGSILAASMVQPAYRASAMALMFLGLSLSNILGVPFGTLVGQNFGWSMTFVIIAIIGGLALIGIIIFVPNKKETNKSSVMNELKILKEKQLWLTLAITLFGFSSVFAYFTYISSILVDVSHIKENLISYMLIIFGIGVTLGNVIGGKLADWNLNKALKIIFTTFIIYFVLLYFIQMNGILMVGGIFLFGVIGFSMSPSLQFKSTLISQDAPTLASTLNQSAFNLGNALGAFVGGIVVTNLPLASLSLVAPLLTLIGLIFLLISIYVDKRNKTVYN; encoded by the coding sequence ATGAAGAAGTACCCTATCGCTATATGGATGCTGGCAATCGGGGCATTCGCAATAGGCATGACAGAATTTGTAATCATGGGCTTGCTTCCTAATATTGCACGAGATTTTCATGTTTCTGTGAGTCAAGCAGGACAGTTAATCACGGGTTATGCATTAGGTGTTGCAATTGGCGGTCCTATTCTTGTTATGCTTACAATCAAGTTAAACAGAAAATATCTATTAATACTCTTAATGATTATTTTTATGATAGGCAACATTGCTGCATCATTAAGTCCAACTTATGGTTTTATGATGACAAGCAGAATCATCACCTCACTCGCACATGGTTCTTTCTTTGGAATCGGATCAATATTGGCTGCTAGCATGGTTCAACCAGCTTATAGAGCTAGCGCTATGGCATTGATGTTCTTAGGACTATCTTTAAGTAATATCCTAGGTGTTCCATTCGGTACATTAGTTGGTCAAAACTTTGGATGGTCTATGACATTTGTTATTATCGCAATTATCGGCGGTCTTGCTTTAATCGGTATCATTATTTTTGTTCCTAATAAAAAAGAAACAAATAAATCTTCAGTAATGAATGAATTAAAGATTTTAAAAGAAAAGCAATTATGGCTTACTTTAGCTATAACACTATTTGGCTTCAGCAGTGTGTTCGCTTATTTCACTTATATTTCTTCTATATTAGTAGATGTTTCGCATATCAAAGAAAATTTGATTTCTTATATGTTGATTATCTTTGGAATCGGCGTAACATTAGGTAATGTAATCGGTGGTAAATTAGCTGACTGGAATTTAAATAAAGCACTTAAAATAATCTTTACAACATTTATTATTTATTTTGTATTGCTTTATTTCATACAAATGAACGGCATACTAATGGTAGGCGGTATCTTTTTATTCGGCGTAATTGGGTTCAGTATGAGTCCATCACTGCAATTCAAAAGTACACTTATTTCACAAGATGCACCTACATTAGCTAGTACTTTAAATCAATCAGCATTTAACCTTGGAAATGCCTTAGGTGCATTCGTAGGCGGAATAGTCGTAACAAATTTACCATTAGCCTCTTTAAGTTTAGTGGCGCCATTACTCACACTCATCGGTCTTATCTTTTTACTGATTTCAATCTATGTAGATAAAAGAAATAAAACAGTATATAACTAA